A window of Bactrocera dorsalis isolate Fly_Bdor chromosome 4, ASM2337382v1, whole genome shotgun sequence genomic DNA:
aaatcgctttattgttacCCAAAATATTCTCAATTATGATTTCAAATTTGCGTGTGTTTAGGCAATTGTCGAAACTCGTTTGCTCTGATCGAGGTGCCTTCAAAACATGCATTCTAAGCCATCAATCGTCTCATCAGGCGTGGAAAAATGTTGGTTGGTTgatttggttgttgttggttaAATTTTCCCTTACGGGAACCAAAATAAGTCATACCGAATTCAGCGTATGCGAGGGATGACttatcaaatcgatgttttcagTGCggaaaaatgcagttgttttaGTCGAGTCAGTCAATTTTTCATGTGTCTACTTTCTGCAAAggaatttatgttatttttcattacaaCAAAGTTATGAGCTGCAGATTGCAATATTAGGGTTGCCAAATCCCGATATATAAAAGGTAACGTACGTACTCGTTACCCACTCTTAAGAAGTCTACTttaagaaatagaaaatatcaAGTCTGCCAGATTCTGATGTTGTGAAGTTCTTTTCCATATACTATTTTGAGTATGTTAAATAATAAGTAGTGGAAACTATATTGCCACAAATTcgctaaaaaaaatgtattctaaaATACAAGTGTCTGTACCTATCATATGAACTGTCAATTTTCTCACCACCAACTGACAATCTGCCAATACCTGacaatgctgttgttgatgatgatgaacTCAAGTGGCACAACCTTCAAAAATGCTAAAGTTCAATTTTTCATACGCTCCCCGccgtttataatttttcaaagtgaAGATATAGGTGCAATAAAGCAACCACATGTGGCGACTCGCGCGGTAGCAACAAGTAGCCGACGCATAGTTTGTGGCACCCAAGTGTTTCGCATGCCACGAAATCGAATATAAGGGCTTTTCGAAAATCGATAAGGAAACACTGCATGCAGTTCCAGTTCAATGAAAGAATGCACaagttattgtattttattgaatacgCTGTCACTTGTGGCTGAGCATAAGCACTTGCTTgattaaaagaatttttatagtGAAAACCAATAATTCTTTGCGAAATTAATGTGCCGGCACGTTTTGCGCTGTCTGGAGCAGCTCAAGTGTTGTCTAAGAGCCAAATTGTTGCCTACTGAAGTAGCGTATGCATTTTATGAATACTCCTACAATTTACTCCGAACAGCATGCGGCGATTATAcgatatgaaaatatttataaataagtcCAGTGTTTTGTAACGAAACAATAAGCGAAAAGCACTTTTGCCGCTCGTGCAGTAGAATTCCCTAGAAATACTTCAAACTCTTGCACAcattgctttttttttggtattattctctttttcgcatttttctagctccttttcttttcatttcgtGTTTTTTATTAACCCGTTTTGGTTTTGGTGATCTCTGTTGCATTTTGTAATTTCTCATTTAAGTGGAAATTGATTAATCAGTCGCGTTTCAACGATTGCGCATGCGCCTTTATACTTTGTGAAATTCACTTAATCACTTAACTAAATGCTTAGTGAGCGCTTTCGAGCGAGTATTCCACCGAAAATTACTTATTTTCTCCTTTGTAGCTTGGCGGCCGACTttaaaaccaaaagtgaagtgATGAACTTTTATGGCACCCGCGGGAATTGACGGTATTTACTTCCGAAAAAGTAAAGAATTACGTGCAATTAGTTGAAGGGACATTAAAAGAGGCAAGCAAGTGTTTGACCTGAAAGTGCCTATCGGTTTAATGACTCCAGCAGTGCCTGTATAAtcgaaaataacaaacaaaattaaaataaatacaaaaaaaattaaaaaaattcttgtataaagaaagtaatatatattttaatttgggcgccaaatattgaaaaatgaaaggTTGTTTTTCAAACCAGTAGTTTTGAACTACAGCCAAGTTTAAAATTCGTAGTCATTAGCTTGAGTAACCAAAAGCACTTTAAGCGCTTTTACAGAGAAGACAGATTGATTATTCAATGATTTTTCATAGGATATATGCAACATATTATTTCCTGCCTCACCTTCCTTTATTACTACTTTTCTGTTACTACCTTATTGCCACTGGTTTTCAaagcagtaaaaatatatttagcttagctatttaaaacttaattttaaaaataatatttttcaacactttttatctttaaatgCTTCTGAAGAGGTTATtgtcaaattttcgaaaattttttcggaaaatattcAATACTCCCGACCCACGGTCGCTCAATATTCAGTAGATCACGTTATGCCGCGTACTTTTTTGTTCATTCGGGCAGATTCAGATATCTCGTCAGGCTCTTCAgacttaattttcattaactCATAACCTAGTCATTGCTGTGCAACGAATTATCGAAGAAAGAATCAGGTTTTAGAAGaatatcacatatacatatacatatggtttaaagaaataaaagatgATCAGTTTCGAGGTTccccacttttttaaagaaaaaacacagaaacatcaaattttatggggattgtttattatcattcgaaagatcattctttggtatttgttttttgaagattatctctttcaaatgttggccataACTACCTCTTAGATGGTCGATccattgaattaaatttttgatggctcgttcgagcatttcgactagtaactggcgaatgacacgcgtggtGTCTTGCTTTTATTTCGGTTTCTCCGAATCTATAATcctttcagaaataaaaaaaattttactttggcTGACCAAATTTCGAGAACATACGAACGTTTCTGTTGATGATGAGGatgcaaaatacaaaataaaaataaataatgctaCAAAAATAGAATAGAATTAAATGTAGTTTGCATGTCGCATGTCTACTGCTTACTAACATAACTTTCTCTACCCATTCTCTCCTCGGTGTGAAGCAGTTTCTTTCTGGTATGGGACACCACCGCAATACTGTGTTATGATTCCAGAAGCCGCAGCAGAGCCCCGGTACCCATAttaggtatacatatattaaatataaactgACTAGCTTTCCCCCATTTTATGGTCACCTGCACCAATAGCGATTTGGTCTGAAAGGCTGAGATCGCTTGACTCTCACTGACAGGATCTCCGACATTTCATTTAGGATGCCACAAACATCATGACATTTTTTTAACCTGTTCCGTGTTAAAGAAAGATATTCTGAACATTTACTACCGGCTCCGGTCGTGTTTAAACTTTAGATGCTCCATGATCTCAATTGACTCACCGTGATTTGCAAGATGtcaattttagactttttttaATAGCAAAGGGTTATCGGCAGATAAACTTGAATGTTAGGAGATGAGTTTCTTTTGTGATCCCTATGTTATGATATAAAACAATTAACCGAGTAGATTCATAAAACTCTAAACCACTCTAAAGGGTATGggatcaaatatatattttcgagGGAAGGTgtcataattaaaaaagtaatttctgaGTTTTTCGTCGTTAGGTTCCACAATAGTCACAAATATACTTCAAGAGACCTTATTTTATCTAGGGTATGGGTATGGTTAaactaaaaaatggaaatacGAAATGTTCAAGTTCTTGAGGATACTTTCCTTTTACGTATCATAAACCGCAAGTAGTGCTGTGGATATGGAGCAAATGCATGACGAGAATTGGGTAGAGTGTTATTTGAACTAAGTTTCGGTGCTAACTAAGAGAGTAAAGGTCCATTTTCAAAGTAGTTTCAAAATTCGTAGAGTAAAAAATTCATGTGAAGTATGAGAGAataaggaaaattatttttattgaccaaagaaaataaaaaaaaatgtgtggaCATAACTTGGATATTGAAGCTAGCTCAGAACGAATCGTTCTTGGAAATATTCATCAAATTTAGAACTTAAATGATATGTGTCATCTGATTTTAaaccagtcgttcttccttttcgctgtttggcgtcaaCTGGAGATTCTAAgcagccaggtctttctccacctcgCCTTTCCAACGGAGAGGAGGTCTTACTCTTCCCTTATTCTTCTTGtatgtactgcgtcgaatactgtcAGGGCTGGAGTGTTTCCACCCATTCCGACGGTACGTCGAGACTAACTACGACTTCGGATATGTTTCATAGACACCAAAAAACTTCAAACTCTGGACTTTTCTTGAATACACATTAACCATATTAatgatttataattaatttcttgtGAGTTTACTGattactttttcgactacaagTACAACATTTTATCAAGAAACATTACTattaagtaaaaagaaaaagtaattcTTATGCACAACACGTTTTCCGCACATAATTTCACAAAGTAAATAACatctttcaataaaaattgcaattttctgATTAAGCACTTTAGATAGTTTATGAGCTTTTAAATAACTCGCGACAACTTGCACAAACTTTCTTACTTTACTctctttaaatttcaattaagtcTCCAAAGCAAATGGGACCAAATTAGTGGCAGCCGTTAAGATAAAACATCAAACATTTGCGCATGCGCAGTGGCAACAAGTCGTTAGTTGTCGAGACGACTAACTGTCCACATACTGCCCATTCGTCCATGGCAGATGCTACAGCGCGCAGTCTTAGGTGGGAAACTTTTCGCTTTAAGGGACCCAAATTACGGCAACCCACCGCCAACTGCTGCGCCTGCACATGCGCTTGACATGGAGCGGCAATCAGCAGGAATTCAGCGCTTGCCAGTGTCTCACAGTTGGCTGGTAATTGCAACTGTGCAAGCAACTTCAATTAGGTAATTTCAGCCCTTTTGCGCTTCCGCAAGCGCTAACTGTGGGATGCATGtactaaaatgtatgtatgtatgtacatatgagtggTAGTCAAGTTGCACGAGGTGTGTGCCATGTGCAGAGCGTTACTTGCAGTCACCTGATGTGGACTGATGTGGAGGCGACAATCTGATACACTGGCCTCTTGGCTGGTTGACAGCCGCCGAGTGACGTGTGGCAGCAACGCTGATGGTGTTTGATGTTGCCAACGACAAAGCGACAATGCCAACAGGTTGAATGCCCATGTCGCAGGCATTATTTACACACTCAGCATACAATGTGCGCCCGATCGTGTTATGTAATCACCAAATGTCTGTTACAAGCTAACAGAAATGTTCTACATTATCGCACGCATCAGATGTTAAAGcctttttttgcacttttttgaaTACCCTTTTTATGGCATGACTTGAGACcaaaagataaataaaagcATAACTTGATGAATAGCACGAACTCATCAAATATCCCACATATTTTGGCAACTGACAGGAGCAATGACTGCGCGACAACAGCGGTACCATCGCAAAGCATAAAATACATACCTGTGTATactatatgttcatatgtatatatgtataagcatataAGCTTGTGTTACATATGAACACCGGCTCTGCATGTTCGCACTCAGTTATGGGTGTGTACCCGCTTCAAGTCATTTTCATATCATTTTGCTGTAATTGATCCTTTGTGATCTCCTCTGATTTGCCTGGCAGTTCTTCATCGTACCACCATcgttcatatttgctttccaCGCGTAACATATCACTTACACACTACACCACAACTTGTGCGCTTCTACCTTATTTGCTTTAGCGCCTGCGGTCCACACACTATACGGCTTTTTAGCTCCTCGCCATTTGCCTTACCGCCTTTTCTACTTCTTCAGCAGTATTTGATGATCATTATGCAAATATATCTGtaccatgtgtgtgtgtgtgtatcatTGGCGCTGTgtcgcttcttcttttttatctGCCGCAAATTACCCAGCACTCTCGTTGATGCAgcctttatttattgtaatgttGAGTGGTCTCAGCAGTTCCattgaattattgtttttgttgtcattgttgaAGATGTTGGCAGCTTTTAACTCCAAATAATATGCTGGTTGGTGGTGGCGCACGCGTCACAGCCACAGTGTTCACTCGTCTGCACAGTTTCATCTAGAAGTTAGGTTAGTTGAAATTCATTCGCTTAAAGACATATCACGCTAGATTAGTTTAGGTTAGAATATAAGGTCGTACCTAACAGAAATTTTACATGGATAGCTTAGGTCTTGGAACCAATTTTTACCTTAAACTTCTATATAGAATATCATGAAACCCTTACAAATCGAAAAAGCGCTTTGAGCTTATCACAGATTTGTTGAAGCCTCTAATGCCAGTTTCGGCTATGCCTCCTAGTTCGCCGAGGGTGAGATGTTTCAGTCTTAGTCTTGCAAAAGCTGGAAAATGTAATAGAAATTGGAAATCCACTTTACCCTCTACTATACAGTTTTGACAACTTGCGTCTGACAATATTCTAAAACTTCTTCAATAGCGGCTAGTTTAATTTTGCTAAGGCGTGTAGTTCAGTTGCTCTCCTACATACAATTCTGGACCAAAGGAATCTCGCTCTCACACAAAAGCTGGTCCTCAACCAACGCCTGTAAAGAACGCAAGAGGGATCCAACTCGTTCCCATTCCGTTGCTAGCGGAACAAGGGTGCTCATATCTGTTAGCTTTGCAGTTAACAACAAGCTCATTGTTAGTGTTGTATTGCCGCTATGCAGCCAGTGTGAATGCCCATCTACCTTAAGGAAGTTGACCTACGTAGCAGTAAGACTACTACTTCCCTTAATAGCAGCCACTTTTGCGCGAAAAAATAGTCAATTCAACAAATTTGTTTATGGGGCCAGTGACCCTATTGTTCACCTTTAGTCAAGACAGAAACCTCTGTTAACATGTAGCCCTGTCAACAACCTTTGATACTttttatgtaacgggtgatttttttgaggttaggattttcatgcattagtatttgacagatcacgtgggatttcagacatggtgtcaaagagaaagatgctcagtatgctttgacatttcatcatgaatagacttactaacgagcaacgcttgcaaatcattgaattttattaccaaaatcagtgttcggttcgaaatgtgtttcgcgctttacgtccgatttatggtctacataatcgaggctcatttctggttgaatggctacgtaaataagcaaaattgccgcatttggggtgaagagcaaccagaagccgttcaagaactgcccatgcatcccgaaaaatgcactgtttggtgtggtttgtacgctggtggaatcattggaccgtattttttcaaagatgctgttggacgcaacgttacggtgaatggcgatcgctatcgttcgatgctaacaaactttttgttgccaaaaatggaagaactgaacttggttgacatgtggtttcaacaagatggcgctacatgccacacagctcgcgattctattgccattttgagggaaaacttcggacaacaattcatctcaagaaatggacccgtaagttggccaccaagatcatgcgatttaacgcctttagactattttttgtggggctacgtcaagtctaaagtctacagaaataagccagcaactattccagctttggaagacaacatttccgaagaaattcgggctattccggccgaaatgctcgaaaaagttgcccaaaattggactttccgaatggaccacctaagacgcagccgcggtcaacatttaaatgaaattatcttcaaaaagtaaatgtcatgaaccaatctaacgtttcaaataaagaaccgatgagattttgcaaattttatgcgttttttttttttttaaagttatcaagctcttaaaaaatcaccctttatatgcagGTCTGCCTTTTTTACCTGCCGCTGTCATATTTCTCTTGAGTAAAAATTtcgaatgaagttcttgtgccaCCAAAATAGTGATAAATACCgtaaatgtcaaaaatataatacgtCTCTCTCGAGCGCATGACTTTTCGATTTTAATCCAAGTTATGGGATAATATTCCatgacaaaaacacaaaatggtATTTCCTGGGAAATCAGTGAATTCATATTTAGAAAACCTTACGAAAAACTTCATTAGTTGGGCATTTTAGATAAGATTGTCAACCATTATATGTAATTTGACATTTGGTTTCCTCTAAAAAAGTTCAGGATACATTAAAATGCTTAAAAAGGTTTCGAACTATAGCTCGGCTCGACGGATACGAAAGTTTCCGGAGAATATttgtctttaaaaatttcttaacgCCCTTTATTCGTCGCCTGGCATTAAGAAGTTCACTAAAACTACGAAAAAAccacaagtaaggaagggctaagtttgggtgtAATCGAACATGTTATAAAACGAagattgccttttatatttcgagacTTGGCAGCactagtgttgcaatctggtAACTCACGATTGTaacgtaaagtttgacatttttgatggcaTGCATACTCACAATAGTTTGGCATatgagcgctatttgtgttgcatacagtaacttaaaataatcTTCTtgatcaaaactttttcccgggattattttttacaacaacgAAGACCGAAGCAACTACATTTTTGAGCACACAAGACATCGACTTGATGAGTCATTCTCCATATGGAGTCTCACAGTAACTTAAGATAATCTCCttgaccaaaaaattaaataaatttacaaaaacgacgactgaaacaactgcatttttgagcactcatgACATCGTTGTGATGAGTCATCTTTTGTATAATGCTGACTTGGCAGCGATtgtcttctttttattcccgttcgtaaaaaataaactaagaggtccACGTtattcgacacctgaagagctGCTTTACCGTTATGTAGTCGCTAACAGTACACTGTTCCTACATCAAATCTACAAGCTTGTTTACATGGGCCTCATTGTCGCTTCACTCTTAAATCTagggttttttttaatttttaaaacaaatgccCATATTAGCAATTGCCCAACGTTTATtgaaaacaagaacaaaaaaatttgcattgtcGTCGTGATACTCTTTCCGCTAACAGCAATGATTCATCAGTAGCAATGCTAATAATGCCTTTGATCAAATTGAAGACAATCATAATTTCAGCGCGCACGACGATGATGATATTGCAGACCGATGCCTGTGGTGTTGCATACTACTTATATAATGATGAAGTACAATTTGATGGCAGCGGCAAGTGGCATTACTTCTTGCTCACCGCtatattgttgctgttggtgacGACGGTGCCATTGGTGATTGCGCTTCATGTGTGTCTTTGCATACTTTATTTACTCTATTTATATAAGCAAACATGCAtaagtacttgtatgtatgtgtgtagatgtAGGCAGTCGCACGCCACCGTCCGTTGGGCAAACAATAACGGCAGCAGGACATTAAGTCCGCGCATATATTACGCCCATCGCAATATCGTTTAGAATGTACTGCAAATTGTGGCCGCTAAGTGGCTGCAGGCATTTAATGCTCCTCCACAGCACAGGTGGGTTAATTAGTTAGTTGGCGCTCGTTTGTTTGGTGGGTTGTTGGGTTAGTGGGACCGCCACGGCCGGCTGTTTGTTTTGCTTTGGCTTGCTTTTGAGTTGCTTTGGCTTGCTTTTGAGTTGCTTGCTTTGATGAGCTTTGTTGGTATTTGTATGATTGCTCGCACTGTCATGTTATTAGCACAACGAACGGTGTTGAGTGTTGCCGTTTTTAGCCTTGAGCTATACAAGCAGGAAGTTGCCGTTTCTTCGAAAGGACATTATTGGcaacatattacatatatatatacatatatgtataagtagtaTAGTAAGTAAGTAgaatagtatgtatataagtaatataGTTTCTTACAGCTGTGCGTTTGTGTTGCGCAGTAGCTTCGTTTGACGCATGCGCATGCGCCACTGTTTCAATGCAgttttatatgttttcatatttcttgTTACTGCTCAGCTGGTTGCAGCTGTTTGGTCAAATTGTACGCTTTTAGTCTTATCATTGCGGCCTGTATGGTGTTGCATACCCGCTCATTCAATATTCATGCGCTAAGCTCTTCGTTATTTATAGCGAATTAATAATGTAAATGGTTCGCTAATCCAACTTCGTTGGTGGCATTGCACcaatgtatttattaaatggGCTTATCCGGTATTTATGTGAATTGTAATGCAAAATGTTGGTAATATCTGGTCGCAGTAGCTATTATTTACTACAATTAGTAACCCTGTTAAATGTATAAATTGGTTTCGTTTCAAAATGAATTCGATATCAAGCTCTcatttggaaattaatttactttgcGGAAAATAAAACTTGTACATGGAccagaaataagaaaataaacaaacctTTTTAGTACCCACTGTCAACAAGTTTTGATAGCTCAGCACAATATTCAATTGAGtttattgagtagtcgaaaaagttttttcgtattactaatcaaatttcaacaaatttttttatatttataaagaacTTTAATGGACcaaatatgtacaattttgGTCGAcgactttttgcaatttttccactaaaaataatgttccatcagtgtaaaacgtTTCTGGTTTCTtgacgaaaaactgcgacaagtaattttcattgGCTACTCTTGAAGTGAACTTTATttcattaagggagttctgcattgtcCGAAACAAATTGTAGTCCGATGATGCAAGGTCAAGGCTATATGTTGGGTGTATCAAAACTTCCTAGTCAAGCACTTCCAGTTTttgtcgagtcatcaaagatgtgtgtggtctagcgttgttctgatggaagACGGAGCTCTGTCTCTTGATCAAATCTGGCCGTTTGTTTTCGATTTCTTACTTAAATCTCCTCAGTTGACAGTAAACAGTAGAATCAATCATTTGATCAGGttgaagcagctcatagtgcataattcctttccaatcccaccaaacactcagcgtAACCTTTCGaagcgtcaatcctggctttgagACCATTTCaacacgcttggaccatgatatttttcgcacattattgtcgcatTTGATACACTTTTCATCTCCTGTTACCGTTCGCTTCAGAAaaggttcgatttcatttcgtttcagccgCAGATGTCAATccagtccattaaatttttcacagacaattcatgtggtacccgaACATAGAGCTTTTCTTTGTAGGCAGCCTTTTTAAATGGTTcgaaaccgtttgatgatggaAGTTAAGTTCTTTAGTGTGTCCTGGCTGCTTATGTGagggtcctggtcaatcttctCCATAATTTCATggattttttcaacgatataTCGACCCAAGCAagatgcatctttcacatcgaaatttccagaacggaagcgagcgaagcAATGCTACACGAACTGAAACTTCACAAATTGATATACttaccttttttatacaaaaatttcaaaatatagcgaattttttcagtattttcactcatttttgagcagctgtaactttttttcaactttcccgatcttaattttgttttctaattgaatgatgaatttttttttatttaaatctcaatttttcaacactatatggtatgacacaatgttattggtagcactggacatatacgactgcaacgacatctattaccaaaatacgaaaagactttttcgactatcaaatattatatactatataaatatattgtattaaaaattgccgaaatgaaatttagaaatcatatcatcacTATTGGGAAACCCGATACCTAAAAAGTAGCTTTCCAATTTACATATGTTCGGCATATACTAGAATTATGATCAACTTACGCACTGATATAGTTATAGACCCATTAATATAAATCGACAAATAATTCCTGAGAAACCCTCTTTAAAACACTTTGTAAAAATAGTtcataaaacttttaataacaataaataattgaatcAATGGCTCTGCAATTTTTATGCGTTACTAAATATACATAGTAATACCGCTTCACTGCGTTTACTCAGTAACAAAAGAGTTTCGCTATCAAAGTCAAGATAATGCTCGCTGTCAAGGTAAAGCTGTACGTTGAACTGTAGTTGCCATTGTTATTGTAATAGCTGTTGTTGAAATTGGTATTGCAATCGTTCGTGTTACACTTGTAGCAAACCTGATATTGGCTGAATCCAACAGCCATGAATGAGCACAAATCTATAATGCTGTAAGAGCAGCCGTAATAAAACTGCATAACGCCCttgtctaataaaaaattaaaataaatcaataaagtacataaatattattagaCTAAAACTTATTATTGAAACTCACTTCTTAAAATATCCTCAACCACACAACTATATGTCGAACTGGTGGTATTTAATATGGTTTCattcacatataaatatttgcgcaTATAATTCACCGTTTGCTGAGCCAATTCCGGATCGCATGTCGCCGATTGTTTGTCGTTGCAGTTCTGACCCGAAGTGCTGTCGCAAATGTAACAGTCGAGAGATGTGGCTGAAAGAAGCatgaaaattaatttggttattGAAAGTCGAATAATAATTGTAGTCTCTGGATGATGACTAGAAGAGAGCATAGGCTAAAACGCGATTCAATTCCTGTTTAGGCAGAGCAATGCGAGTTCCAGTCCcgcaaaattctaaatttatgaTAAACTCTGGCTATTTGGTGTTCATGAAAGGAAAATAGCACGATCTCTTGCTAATAGAAAAAGTCAAAGCACtacggaaaatattttatattcagacgaaattttagaatatttagtAATAACGGGGTTTTGAATAGGAACGCTACAGAAGTAGACCCATAAGGATtccaaacgacgccatatttcttcgcgctcttttgacatttcttttcagttgtacaatccaacaacgagttgaaatcatttaaatttactaccgaacttcggagtcagtggcctcaactttacgagcgctacgtccaattcaTGGTTGCCATAATCCTGTCAGATTAaaaattgagcgtctagtgaaaaaatttgaatccacaggacAGTTCAAATGTTCCCAAGCCAGTAAGATAAAGAAGTGGTCGTAGTGTTGAGAATATTACTGCCTAcagcgcatcaattgagaaagacccaaatcagtctctcacactccgttctcaagcgttggacaACTCTGTGAACTCGTTGTGACGAATTTTACGAAAACATTTTGGTTTACATCCCTACAAGATCAaatgacgcaagaactgaagctgcttgACCAACAGAATCGTCACTTGTCCGTagattgggctgagcaacaatttgaaaatgattcggattttcatcgaaaaatcatcttcccACGATGAGGCTCGTTTATGGTTGAGTGGCTACGTCaacaagcaaaatatgcgttatgggtcaggcagcaatccaaaCGTACTCCAGGAGTCACCACTGCATCCCGAAAAATTGCGGTTTGGGTCGGCTATCTCATTGGGCCacacttcttccgtgatgatcagcACCGgcacgttacggtgaatggaaATCTCTGCCAgtcaatgataaccaaatatttttggcccgaattggatgatatggaattggacaatatgtggcTCCAATAGGACGACGCcccaagccacacagcgaatgtcacaaacgatttattgaaaaccaagtttggtgaacgtgttatctcacggaATGGCTCAGTCAATTGGCCGTCTCGATCGTAcaatttgacgccgttagactatttcctatGGGGCTACGTTAAGCCTATGGTCTATGGCAaaaagccag
This region includes:
- the LOC105230255 gene encoding uncharacterized protein LOC105230255 isoform X2; this encodes MGKSTSLDCYICDSTSGQNCNDKQSATCDPELAQQTVNYMRKYLYVNETILNTTSSTYSCVVEDILRNKGVMQFYYGCSYSIIDLCSFMAVGFSQYQVCYKCNTNDCNTNFNNSYYNNNGNYSSTYSFTLTASIILTLIAKLFCY
- the LOC105230255 gene encoding uncharacterized protein LOC105230255 isoform X1, translating into MNKVLIFTIIFLIACSWIGLTTSLDCYICDSTSGQNCNDKQSATCDPELAQQTVNYMRKYLYVNETILNTTSSTYSCVVEDILRNKGVMQFYYGCSYSIIDLCSFMAVGFSQYQVCYKCNTNDCNTNFNNSYYNNNGNYSSTYSFTLTASIILTLIAKLFCY